The region TACTTGCCAACCTTTCTGGCGAAAGTGATAGGCAAAAGGCAGCAGGAAGGATTCTAGCGTAGTTGGGACAGTAGTGATTACTAAAAGTTTTTTCATATTTAGTACAGTAATTAATTTTTAACCATTGAGCTTTTTTGAGAGCGCGACCCTGCATACATATTCTCATACTGACTGACCACATATTCTAAAGAAAAGCTTTCAATAATTCTATTTCTAGCTGCTTGACCTAAGTTTTCTCTTTCTGCCGAACTTAACTGGATTAATTCTTGCCAAGTATGAGCTAGCGCCTCTGAATTTCTGGGAGGTACAACCCGTCCAGTATGACTGACAATCCAAGCGGAATCGCCCACATCTGTCACTACGCAAGGAATACCACAAGACATCGCTTCTCCTACGACTAAGGGAAATGCTTCGCCATAAGCAGAAGCTACAGTTAGAATATCCAGTCCAGCCGTAAGGCGAGGTATATCGGTGCGCTCTCCCAGCAGATGAATTTGGTCTGATAGGTTTAGTTCTTGCATCAACTGCATTAAGTTTTGATTATGGCGATCGACTTCTGTTCCCACCAATAAAAAATGGACATCTGGATATGTCTTTAATAAGCAAGCTGCTGCTTTGAGAAAATTAGCGTGATCCTTCATAGGATGATAGCGGCAAATCATCCCAATTAGGATGGAGTATTGATTTATTCCTAGCTCTGTTCTTACAGCTAATTTAGCTTCTGGCGATGGCACAAATAAGGAAGTGTCAAATCCATTGGGAATAACGCAGCTATTTTTTTGGGAATACCCTAATGCTTCATGTTGAAGCTTACTAGCCTGAGATACAAAGGCAACTTTACTGGCTATATGGGAAAGATAAGCACCTAGTTTAATAATTTTTACAGTCATACTTTTTTCGGATTCTAATGAATGTATTGAATGATGGATACTCCAGATGACAGGGATTTGAGCTAAGTAAAACAGGCTGGCAACTTGTCCTGCTAGATTGCCATGATACATCCAACCTTGAATTAAATCCGGCTTAATTTTATTGACCAAACTTAACAATTTTGTCAGCGCACTTATTGTCGGTTTGCCTGCATCCATACTGACAGTATAGACAGGTATACCTAATGCTTCAATTCGCTTCCCCCATATCTCTGGTTCCATTAAAGAAAGTACAACAGGAGTAAACCGATCGCGATTTATTCTGGATACCAAATTATAGAGCATTATTTCTGCGCCCCCTGTAGAAAGGCCAGTGATGACATATAGTATCACCATTTTGTTGCGGGAATTAATAGGCTCGATCGAATTTTCTTTTTCGGCGTTCATATTCATATACGATCTCCTGATTTATTTGCTTGATATTTCGGTGATTTAGTCAAAGATATTTTGCCTATGCCTAGCAGTAATATTGTACTTGATAACAAAAACCAGAAGTAGTTAATTAGGTAAAGTCGCGGATCGCCTGTGGGAGTATAATCTGTCCAAACTTGTAGCGTGAGAACGTAGAAAAATGGCATCCAATATATATTGTGAATGTATCTCAACAATATAGATTGTAAATAGCGACCAAACCATCCATAGAGAAAGCAAAAAATAATCAGCCCTAACCATGACATACTGTAAATGCTAAAAGCAAGAACGCCTGGTGGAATAGTAGTTGTACGGACTTCAAGTACAAATTCGCTATTCAAATCGGATGTGGTTGGAGGTACTTCTATCCCAAAGAGTCCATCTAAAATACGGGAGGGAATCAAAGCCATAAAACCATAAATCCAATCAACAAATAAGCTGGGCTCATAAACTTCCTTAAAAGCTGAGTCTAGGGAATGAACTGGGTAAACAAAATTACTCATCAAGGTATATAAACCACCACCACTACTGGTGTCATTTTGAATAGCTTGCGTAAAGGTTTCTATTACAGCATCTAAACCTTTTGGGATCGCAGTTAAGCTAAAGAAAAGTACTTTGCCGTAAAGAATGAATAAGAATACACCAATCATTGCCGGTATGGTAATGCTCAAGGATAATTTTCCTCTATATACCACAGAAACTAAATAAAATCCCAAAAAGTAATTGATTAGCGGAATCCGCCCAGATGATAAAGTTGCTGCCACAAAAGCAACTACTACCGAAAAAGCAAATATTACCAATAAAATTATTCTGAATTTTTTAGGTTTTCTAATAAATACAATAGCTGCTAATAAATAAGAGGCAAAAAAAGATGTAAAAATAAATTGCTTAAAAAAGACTAGCGGGCCACTTTCTACTACCCCAGCCCTAATTAAGTTTGTTTGAGTTAAAGCCACCAATACACCACCATACTGGGAGCCGTAGATCTGTATTGATAAACAAGCAAATAATAATAAGCCAATAGCACAAAGGATAATTTTCCCATCTTTATTCTGCTGAATAGAGAAATATTTACTATATTTAGTTGCCGACTTAGCATAAAAACCTACCATTACGCATAAGTATCCCAGCAATATAGCTACCGTAGTTTGGAGATTGCTGGTGTATCTTGTCCGAGAGTCATAGATCATCTCTATAGCTTGCTGATTAAAATTAGCCTCCAACAGAAATGCAGGGAACGGATATGATAAACAAAAAATCACATTAAACCAACTGAAAAAATCAAAAAGAGTGTCTTTCTTACGGACAAATTCCATCAAAAATATAAAAACGATCGTAGCCATGTAAGTTACAGCTAGCATATTCAGTTCCATAGGTACTAATTAATCCTCCGGCACTTGATTATTTTTAACCATTTATCTTGTTTCTGAGGTTTCATTGCTGCAATATGGCGAGGTAGTTATCAACAGCTTTTTCAAAGGAAAAATCCATCGATTTTTGAATTAAGAGTTCTCGATTTACTGGCGGATTTGCTACGCTCTGTAACATCACTTTAGACAAGGCCACTGGATCTCCAATTGGTACTAAAGGCCCATATTTGCCAGCTTCTAGAATTTCTTTTGGCCCACTGGGGCAATCGGTGGAAATCACAGGACAGCCGCAAGCCATCGCTTCAATCAAGACTGTGGGCAATCCTTCCCAACGAGAGGAAAGAATAAAGGCGGTAGCATGACGCATATAAGCATAAGGATTGGGTAGAAAACCGGGCAGAGAAACATCTTCAGCAATGCCTAGTTTGTCGATCGCGTCCTCTAATTCTGGGCGTAATTCTCCTTCGCCTAAAATTAGTAACCGAGCCATAGCTTGCTTTCTGAATAATGCAAAAGCTTGGATGAGAGTGGAGAAGTCTTTCTGGGTCGATAATCTTCCTACAGCTAAAAATACAGGGAGAGAATCTTTTTGAAACCAGGGATGATCGACAGGAGCGTTAGCTTTGGCGAGCAATTCGCGATCGACAACAGGATTGTAGATAGTCATTACCTTCCCGGCGGGGAGACGCAGTTGCTGTTCTAGATCCAGCGCTACACCTTTTGATACTCCGACGATCGCATCTGCACTGGGATAAAGCAATTGCATAAACGGTTTGACAAACCTACCGCGTATAAACTTGGATTGAGCAGCTGATAAAGTATTGTGTTCTACCGCTACCAATCGAGTTTTGGTACCAGCCAAATTTCTCGCCAACAATGCCACTACGTTGGCATGATCCATATGCGATAGTAACGCCGTCGGTCTGTTTTCTCGTAAGTAACGCGATAAAGGCAGCATAGCTTTTAAAACTCGTCCTGCTGCTAAGTTAATCATCCGCACTGACTTTGGGACTAGCTCCAAATATGGGCCTTCTGCATCAGCTAGCACGAGATCCAAAGGCACATCTTTTTCTGCCATCCCTTTCAACAAATTAATCGCTACCCGTTCCGCCCCACCCCCATACAAATTAGGGAGAAAAAAAGCAATCGGTTTCATTTTAGATGCTGCGCTCATTTGGCCTTTTCCTTTAGGACTTCATCTATCAACAATTCCCATTTTTTTACTACCTTATCTAAGCTAAAGCGATCGACCGCTTCGGAAGCACGGGAAGCTAAGCGGGCTCTCTCTTCTGGATCGGACATCAAACGATCCATTGCGGAAGTAAATGCCGATACATCTCCATTGGGAACTAAAATTCCATCTATGCCATCGCGGATAATCTCTTGTGGCCCGCTAGGGCAATTCATGGAAACAACTGGCAATCCACAAGAGAGCGCTTCAAACAAAACTGCTGGTAATCCTTCCCAACGAGAAGACAAAACAAAGAGTTTGGCACTTTTTAACATCCCAATCGGATTGGCAGTTAATCCAGGAAAGAGAACTTGATGAGTTAAGCCTAACTTTTCTCGCAAGTCTTCTAGTTCTCGCCGCAGTTCTCCTTCTCCAAAGATCAGTAATTGCCAATCTGGATATTTATCGGCAATTTTTTGGAATGCTGGTAATAGAAGATCGAAACCTTTTTGATAAGTTAATCTCCCGATTGCGATCGCCCATTTTTTCTCTGGATCGGCTCCTGGAGGTAAATCGCTCTTTATCGGCTCATCTTTAATAGGTTGAACTGGGTTATAGATGACCGCTCTTTTGTTTTTAGGCAACCAGTCAAAATAAGCATCTACTCCATCACTGACACTCACAACTTTAGCCGCCATTGGATAAGTAAAACGCCGCAATTTACTCCATAAATTTTGCGTTTCCGCGATCGGATTATTCTGTTCGCTCACCAAGATGGGATACTTGGTATTGAAGAGCGCTAACAGCGTCAATATATTCGTTGTATCCAAGAAGGAGATTACTACCTCTGGCTGAAGCGATTGAATGGTTTTTCTCAATACCCAAAGACGATAGAGGTTATTCCACACCGCATGAATGGGTGTGGGAGAGTTGGCGGCAATATTCAAAGATAGCCTATTGACTCCCTTGGACAGTTGATAAAAATCCCTTTCGATTCCAGCGATTGTGACGATAGAAACGTCATAACCTTTTTTCATCAAGCCTTCAGCCACTAAAACTAAGGCTCGTTCAGCACCGCCGCAAGAAAGGGATGGAGTTACTAAAGTTATCCGCATTTTTTTGGGTTCGCTTTTATTAATCATTGTGATATTTATGCCAAATTCAATCTTTATTGCTGATTTATTTCTTTGCTTAATTTCTTTTGCTTTCTCAGGTGAATTTCCCCATTAATCAGCATGAATGAGAAGCAGAACATATAGACAACACTTGTAGACAAAGCAATGCCTTTGATTCCCATCCACTCCATAAACAGGTAATTACAAGCTATATTTACGACTAAATTCAGCGCCGAAACTTGCATCAATAAGTGATTCATCTTCATCGCCGAAACTAATCTTACCACCAAAATGTTGGCAATATAAAATGGTATTTGTAAAGCATAACAAATTTGAATTGCCGATACTAAACTGGTATCACTAGCATGAAAAGAACCTCTTTGGAAAAGCAGATGTATGAGCGGCTCAGACACAGCGATGAATAACACCGTCATTGGCACAGTTACACCAAAGATCAGCCGCAGGTAATGTCCAAGGGTATGCTCTACACTTTTCCAATCTTGATGGGCGATCATTTTGGAAAAATAGGGAATCACAGCTGTGCTTAATGCAGTGGAAGCTATAGTAATTGGCAAAAGAACGAGACGCTTACCATAAAGCAATGCGGCGACGCTTCCAGGTGCTAGCATTGCTGCCATTGATTGATCTACTAAACTACAACTAGACATTAAAAAAGCTCCGGCAATCATCGGAGCGTATTGGCCTATTACTTGACGCAGGTTTTCATCAAATCCATACCATTTGGGTATTAATGAAATCTGTTGTTTGTGCAGCGCCATTCCTATGACGATCATTTCCAGTAATTGCCCTGCCACTAAACCACAAGCCAAGGAAAAAACATCCCAAGAATGAAATAGTAACATAAACAGGATAGTCATAGCTGGGGTAAGAGTTTCCGCAACAGCCGCTAACGCAAAACGTTCTCCAGCGTTCAAAACGGCAGCCCAGACAGTCAGAATACCGCTGAATATGATACTAGGTGCGAGTGCCCACAGCAGTTTGTAAGTTAGGTCTAACTTTTCGGGATGGAATCCTGACGCTATTTTTGGCAAAAGGAAGGGCGCACTTGCCAGCATAATTAGCGTGGTGATTGCTAGCAGCCCACAACTCCAGACAATCGCCCCAGAAAATAGTTTTTGCGCTGCCTCTTTACCTTCCTTTTCTCGCACTTGAATGTAGGTAGGAATGAGAGCCGCATTAAAAGAACCCGCCACCACATTGGTGATAAAAGAAGGTAGCACAAAAGCCATTAAAAAGGCATCAAGACTATCCGAAGTTCCGAAGTTCCACGCAACTACTAACTCCTTGAAAGTAGATATTAATTTAGCAAAGCCTAATCCTACTCCCACTATTAAAGTTGCTGCCAAAATTTTGCGATTTGTAGAACCGCTGCTTAACTTATTCCAAAAGGTAAGGGATTTTTGATATAGCCCATTTTTCATTTTAAATAACCCCGGGTTTTCTATCTTTCAGATTCTGGCTTAGTTGCGTTTATGAATACGAACCGCAGAAGTTACTTAGGTTAATTTCAGAGCAACTTTCGTACTACTCCTATTTTACCCACATCTTAGTTCGTCCAGGAACTAGCGCACCCTAAAAAATAGTTCCCCTGAATAATTAGACGATTCTCCACTGCCAGCGATTATAACATTTCGCAATAAAGAGTTATAACCTGTTGTTGCTGACCAGACATTTTTGTTAGCAAATCTTATTGAATATTCTGGGCGATTGTATAATCTGGGAGCGGGATCTGGTAGATTTAATAATACTTCATATACTCCGGGTGGCATAGTTTTAGGAATACCGCCTTCAATATTGACGATTTGAGTAGTACCGGGCATCCATCTGCGGGGATCTTCTTTTACTGGTAAATAATACTCTAGGCGGTTTTGACGGTTACGCAAAATAACTTCCAGTGTGCGAGGATTGTATAGGCCAGCCCATCCATCATTAATAATTTCTAATTTCATTGTCAATTTGTTGCCAGCCTTTACAAGATCGGGCATTGCTGTTTTTGCCAGTCGCAACCGATATCCTAATTTGCGTTTGATTTCTGGCAAACAGCCTTGAGTTTGCCATTTTTTGACAATTTCTCTAGCATCTGGGTTATCCATATTTAATGCGCTCCAGCGCATTCGTGATAGTTCTTTTAAAGTGTTGGGACAATCATCGTATTCACTAGGTTGGCAAGTTTCGCCGCCCTGAACTACATATAGATTTTCTATATTTAAATACTTTTTTTGGGCGTCAACAATGATAGGTATAGTACTTCTATAAGTACCTTTATCATCAATACTAGCCAAAAAACAATCATTATGAAAACCAGTTCGAGAGCGATCGCTACCATTAAACGCTTCTCGATCTTCGAGATTCTTGCTATTATTAAAAGCTTCTGGTTTATGGCGGGGATACCTGATTGCTACCATACGTTCTTTGGGTAACGCTGATAAAAGTTTAAACAGGATTGCTTTTCGATCTTCATTGTTCTTGTCCAAACCATTTGAAGACCTATTCCATTCCCCCCAGTAGCCTATAAAACCTGCTTCTATATAGGCGATCGCATCATAATTAGCTTTCAGTATGGGTGTTAACTGCTCAATATGAGAAAGGATGGTATCTCTGGGAGCATCATCACCTCCACCCACCCAATTATATGAGAACCTGATAATCAATTTTATTCCCGCTTTTCTGGCGGTTTCGCAGTCTTGGGATATCATCTCCAAAAAAGACTGCGATATGATTCCGTTTCGGAATTTTGAAAGCAAGTAAATCCGGCGAACCAAGGTTATATTTTTACTTCCGATCTTTCGCAGTTCGGATAGCTCTAATGGAGAAGTATCTTGATTCCTAACCGGATCGATTGCTATAAAAAATCCTCTTTCAGGATTGGTAAAATCTTCCAGACTGCTTTCATAGGATATAGTTTTTTTAGAGTCATTCCTAGCCAGAGTGCTTACGCATGATGTCAGCAACATCACCACGAGCAAACCTCCTATTAATTTAGGTAGTTTTTTATATTTATTCCCCCACAATATTGATATGTTATGCCAGCATCCTAATCTGTATCCTTGCATACAATCTATTTTTCCGCCATCGGTATTTCAACTTCTTTTATACCCGTAGATTCACTGTGATTTATCTCATCGCTTTCGCGGTCATTCATTTTGGGTGATGGCGACAAAGCGATTAAGCTCGAAACTAAAGAAGGAATTAATTTATCCCAGTTATCTAGTTTTAATTGCACGCCCAACCTTTTTATTTGAGCATAGGCAATAGTAGCAAAACTGGGATTTTGAGCGAGGGCATCTTCGGGAATTACCAGTCTCAAACAAGCAGGATTGATATTGGTTTCCTGGATGATTTGGCGTAACTGAGCGGCGAAGTCAGGTTGGAAAAATTGTTCGCTAGTAAGGTTAACGTCTACTGTTATCCCTGCATCATTAGAAGATTCATGCTGCCAAAGCTGCATCTGACGGCAAGCTTCATAAAGTAACCGCCAGTTAACGCTGAGATTTGAGCTTGTTTCTTCCAGCGCTGGCTCGTCAGCTGGCCGATTCGGCTTGTATTCCGGTAATAACTGCTTCAGCAAAAAGACGATCGAATAGGTATCGTTTTTATCTGCTGCCGCGCATAAAGCATCCACCTTAAAATCAACAATTTCCGGTACTATACCAGCGGCATTGGCAACAGTCATAATTTTTTCGTGTTGGGTGGGGTCATACTTCTCACCTTCGATAAACAGTTCTTCATACAATTTTTCTCCCGGACGCAACCCCGTAAAGACGATATCAATGTCTTTGCCTACTTCATATCCGGAGAGGCGAATCAAATCTTTTGCCAAATCGAGGATCTTGACTGGTTGCCCCATATTGAACATGAATACTTCACCACCCTTACCCAGGACTGCCGCCTGCAAAACCAGCTGCACCGCTTCTGGAATTGTCATGAAAAAACGAGTGATATCTGGATGGGTAATTGTAATCGGGCCACCTTCCGCAATTTGCCGCTTAAAGGTTGGCACAACGCTACCCCTGCTACCCAAGACATTGCCAAAACGAGTCACGACAAACTGTCTGCCAGTTTTTTGGGCGGCTCGCAGTACCATCATTTCGGCAATTCGCTTGCTAGCTCCCATAATATTAGTGGGATTAACGGCTTTGTCTGTGGAGATCATGACAAAGTGTTGGGCATTGTATTGCAATGCCATATCCACCAGATTTTTTGTACCCCGCACATTATTGGTGATTGCTTCTGGCGGGTTTAATTCCATCATGGGGACGTGCTTGTGAGCCGCAGCGTGAAAAATTATTTCTGGCCTGTATTTCTCAAAAATGTACTTCAGTCGCGAGGAAAATCGAATATCTGCGATCGATGCTGTAATGCGAGGAATCTCTTGTTGCTTTTCCCCATTGTGTTTTAATTCTTCCACAAGCTGTTGCAGTTCTTGTTGGATATTGAATACGGAATTTTCTCCGTGTCCTATCAGGATCATTTCCGCAGGGCGACATTTAAAAATTTGCCGACAAAGTTCGCTGCCGATCGACCCTCCCCCTCCGGTAATCAGAACTGTTTTACCCTTTAGCAATCTAGAGATTTTATCTACCTCGGTTTGGATTGGTTCGCGACGCAACAGATCCTCTATCTGTACATCCCGAACGCTGTTCATCTTGAGATCGCCATTGAGGATTTCATTGATGGGCGGTAGCGTACTCGTTCCAACTCCCGCTGATTGACAAATTTCTACGATTTCCCGAATGTCTCTACCCGGAACTGTAGGCATAGCAATTATCACTTTGCTGATGTGCATAGAGCGCACCACTTCGGGAATTTTATAGCGATCGCCCAGTACAGGAATTCTGCAAATATTTAAGTTGAATTTTTTGGGATCGTCGTCAATAAACGCGACTGGATAAATACCCAGAGAGGGACTATGTTGCATTTTTTGCACTAGGGATATGCCTGCGCTGCCCGCTCCAACGATAAGGACGCGATCTCCTTTGTAAGATTTCTTACGTCCTTGTCTGAGTCTGGCGAGCGCGGGAATGCTGAAACGGCTGGCCGCAACTAACAGCAAACTGAGAATCCCGTCCAGCAAGGGGAGCGATCTCGGTAACCTATCTACCCCCAAATCGCTCACATAAAACAGCATCTTAAAAACTATGGTTTGCAATACTGTAGCCCCCACTGTAAGCATCACCATATGCTCCAGCTCATCAATAGTGGCATAGCGCCAGTAATGCTTGTAAAAGCCCCACTGAGCAAATACAGTTATTTTTACCGCTAAAAACATCAGCGTTGCTACTAGCAACCCATATTTGTATGGTTCAACCGTAAAATCATCATCTAACCGAATTGCCAACGCTAATATGGGCGTAATTAAGAAAATTATTAGATCGCATATTAAAAACTTCCGATTTTTTAATCCCGTTAGCAAATTTAAAAATAGCCTATTCATTTCAACCACTCTCCGCTTAAACACAAATTTCTAATTTTTTTTGTATTCAGGTGAAAATTGTTACTTCTTCGCTAAATTCGCTACTTATCAACATTAATTAAGCTGTATCTTCCCTTTTCCCCTGTTTTTTACTCTTCTTCACCAGTTTTTCACTTTTCCTTTTTGTGTTTTCACTTTTGCTTCCCCACTTTTTCACCTTTTCGAGCTATGTAAGTAATAGGGGTTGCATAGTCCGTGTTTTAGTTCTGTTCTATGTGTTGCAGATTCTGCGATTTTTATTCCCTCTCCTAATGACACCGTTCCCAGATACTCCTCATGCTACTAAAACTCATAACAGGCAAAACTGACAATGACTCTACGATCTATTATTTTTCCGATAACTTTAACATAACCTTTTTTTAACCGATTTTCCTCTATACTACATCATCTAGCATATGACATCCCCCCTTAGACAGTAAATTTGTTTAGTAAATCTTTACAAAAAATTTTTTTTTGATAACATAGTTAAATAGCTCAGCACAGTTAAGAACTGTCTTATATAAGGCAGAAAGCTCTTGTTTTCACGTTTTGATGCTTTTGGTGCTGAAATTTGTCTTCATAAATCTTTAGTCTGTATTTTATTTTTTGACAAAAATTTCATCAAAAAAATATAGACTAGGGGGAGTTGACAATACTATAATTTAATGATACAAAAATTAGCTTCTCTGTCTAGGAGCCACTTCAGGAATTATTTATGGAGTCCACAGAATCTTCTGTAGGTTTTCACCAATACTGGCTTATTCTGAAGCGACGTTGGTTGCCAACCTCAGCCATATTTGGGTTGGTTGTCGTGCTAGCACTCGTGTATACCTCCCGGCAAAAGCCTGTCTATGAAGCCGAAGCAAAGCTTTTATTGAAAAAGACAAATCCTACTTCTTCCATAACGGGATTGGGAAAAGAGATCGGAGAATTTGCTCCTGTAGGAGAACAAAGTAACCCCCTGAACACAGAGATAGAGGTAATTCGTTCAGAGTCAATCGTACAGAAAACTATCAGTAAACTCAATCTATTGGATGAAAAAAACTCACCGCTAAAAGTAAAAGATTTTCTGAAAAACCTGTCAGTGGCAAATATCAAGGGAACCGATATGCTGTCAGTAGCCTACAAAGAAAAAAATCCCCAAAAACCAGCATTAATTGTCAATACACTGATCCAAATTTATATAGATAACAATCAAACTCTGAATCGGGCAGAAGCAGTGTATGCCCGCGAGTTTCTAGAAAAACAGTTACCTAATGCCGAAGCTTCTGTGCGTCAAGCCGAAGCTTCTATGCGCCGATTCAAAGAACAGAACAAAGTTGTTTCGCTCCAAGAAGAAGCCAAATCTGCTGTAGAAGTTATTGGCATCTTAGAAGGCAAAATTGCCGAAGCTAAATCTCAATTCGCAGATGCAAATGCCGAATCGGAAGCATTCCAAAACCAATTGCAGATGAATGCACAGGAAGGATTGACAGCAACTTCTCTTAGCCAATCCCCCTCAGTACAGGAGGCGCTGAAAGAATACCAGCAGGTAGAACGCCAGTTAGCAATCGAGCGAATTCGCTTCCACGAAACACACCCTTTGATAGTTGACTTAAAAACTAAAGAAGCCTCTTTGAAAGCTTTACTACAAGCACAAATACAAAAGTCTGTTGGTAGTCAGAAACAATCGGAAAATGTGAATTTGCAAATGGGAGAAGTAAAACCGAGATTGATTGAAGAATTTGTCAAAATAGAAGCAAAACGTCGAGGTTTAGCCAATCAAGTTTACACTTTATCGAAACAACAAGCTGTCTATAAGGAACGAGTAAGTGTCATACCCAGACTGGAACAGCAACAGCGCGAGTTGGAAAGTAAATTACAAGCCGCCCAATCTACTTATGCACTTCTGCTGCAAAAGCTTCAGGAAATCCGGATAGCCGAAAATCAGAATATGGGTAACGCTCGCATTATCCAAGCCGCCCTTGTTCCTCAAGAGCCTCTTGCTTCTCGTAAGTCTTCATCTATAGTCACAGGGGTTTTGTTGGGGGGTATGTTTTCTATAGCTACTGCCCTTATTTTAGAAGCCGCTGACAAATCCATCAGAACTGTGGAAGAGGTAAGAGATTTATTTGGATTTAGCTTACTGGGAGCGATACCTTTCGATAAAAAGTATAAAAAAATTAGTAAACTCGCTCGCAAACAGTCTTTGCAAAAGCACCTCGATTTACAGCAATCAGTTCTCGATATTGTTGTCTCAGAAGCGCCCGATTCACCAGTCAGTACAGCTTACCGAATGTTACAAACCAACCTGTATTTTCTCAATTCCGATCGAGACCTCAAAATAATTGTAGTCACCAGTTCATTACCTAAAGAAGGTAAATCTACCGTTTGTGCTAATTTAGCTGTGGCTATGGCGCAAATGGGGCGTCGAGTCTTACTGGTAGATGCAGATGCACTAAATCCCCGCTCCCATCAAGTTTCGGAACTTTCCGATCGAGGTTTGGGCAATGTTCTTGTCGGACAAGAACAAATCATTACCACCGCACAAGTAATGGTTAATTTGGAAGTTCTTACTTGTGAGAGCCTTGCCACTAACTCAACCGCAGTGAT is a window of Aerosakkonema funiforme FACHB-1375 DNA encoding:
- a CDS encoding polysaccharide biosynthesis protein, with amino-acid sequence MNRLFLNLLTGLKNRKFLICDLIIFLITPILALAIRLDDDFTVEPYKYGLLVATLMFLAVKITVFAQWGFYKHYWRYATIDELEHMVMLTVGATVLQTIVFKMLFYVSDLGVDRLPRSLPLLDGILSLLLVAASRFSIPALARLRQGRKKSYKGDRVLIVGAGSAGISLVQKMQHSPSLGIYPVAFIDDDPKKFNLNICRIPVLGDRYKIPEVVRSMHISKVIIAMPTVPGRDIREIVEICQSAGVGTSTLPPINEILNGDLKMNSVRDVQIEDLLRREPIQTEVDKISRLLKGKTVLITGGGGSIGSELCRQIFKCRPAEMILIGHGENSVFNIQQELQQLVEELKHNGEKQQEIPRITASIADIRFSSRLKYIFEKYRPEIIFHAAAHKHVPMMELNPPEAITNNVRGTKNLVDMALQYNAQHFVMISTDKAVNPTNIMGASKRIAEMMVLRAAQKTGRQFVVTRFGNVLGSRGSVVPTFKRQIAEGGPITITHPDITRFFMTIPEAVQLVLQAAVLGKGGEVFMFNMGQPVKILDLAKDLIRLSGYEVGKDIDIVFTGLRPGEKLYEELFIEGEKYDPTQHEKIMTVANAAGIVPEIVDFKVDALCAAADKNDTYSIVFLLKQLLPEYKPNRPADEPALEETSSNLSVNWRLLYEACRQMQLWQHESSNDAGITVDVNLTSEQFFQPDFAAQLRQIIQETNINPACLRLVIPEDALAQNPSFATIAYAQIKRLGVQLKLDNWDKLIPSLVSSLIALSPSPKMNDRESDEINHSESTGIKEVEIPMAEK
- a CDS encoding GumC family protein yields the protein MESTESSVGFHQYWLILKRRWLPTSAIFGLVVVLALVYTSRQKPVYEAEAKLLLKKTNPTSSITGLGKEIGEFAPVGEQSNPLNTEIEVIRSESIVQKTISKLNLLDEKNSPLKVKDFLKNLSVANIKGTDMLSVAYKEKNPQKPALIVNTLIQIYIDNNQTLNRAEAVYAREFLEKQLPNAEASVRQAEASMRRFKEQNKVVSLQEEAKSAVEVIGILEGKIAEAKSQFADANAESEAFQNQLQMNAQEGLTATSLSQSPSVQEALKEYQQVERQLAIERIRFHETHPLIVDLKTKEASLKALLQAQIQKSVGSQKQSENVNLQMGEVKPRLIEEFVKIEAKRRGLANQVYTLSKQQAVYKERVSVIPRLEQQQRELESKLQAAQSTYALLLQKLQEIRIAENQNMGNARIIQAALVPQEPLASRKSSSIVTGVLLGGMFSIATALILEAADKSIRTVEEVRDLFGFSLLGAIPFDKKYKKISKLARKQSLQKHLDLQQSVLDIVVSEAPDSPVSTAYRMLQTNLYFLNSDRDLKIIVVTSSLPKEGKSTVCANLAVAMAQMGRRVLLVDADALNPRSHQVSELSDRGLGNVLVGQEQIITTAQVMVNLEVLTCESLATNSTAVMDSPGIASLINKFSAKYDLTIVDAPSLKVSTDALFLGKMADGLLLVSRLGVLDLTSANVARDFLEKSRQNVLGLVVGFPKSS